The segment AAGAGTTAGAAGCCGATGGTTTAAGTCAAATGGTAGCGACAATGGAGAGTATCAATTCTAGTTTTAAAATCGCTTATGCACTTTCTGGAGATAATGGCGCCGATATTGGTTTTCTAGAATTTGCGCTAGCCTCTGAAGCGCCTCAACCTATTGTTAATCTAGAAAATAATGCGCGCTTACAATATGTTGATATTGTGAATGATGATGCTTTATTTGATAATGATGAATCTATATCTTCAATCAGTGAAGATGTGATGCGCTCATCTTTAGATGAGGCTGAATTTTCAAGTCCACATCCAGAAAATGTGCCTTTGGATATGGAGGCGCCATTGTCTGCATTTGGATAATAATTGATTGCTATAAAATTTTGATTCGTCCTGCTCATTGATAAGAGAAAGCCACCTATCATTGCATCAGTTTATGCCGATTCTCTTCATTCAGATGACACGATTCAAAACAAGCCTTTCTTAATTAGTTAGCTACTTCTTTCTGTTTCACCGCTTAAGATTCGTTTCTGTAGCTTTTATTTATTGCGACCTGTGTTAGTATGGCCACTCTTAGTGCAAAAGCAAAATAGTTTGTTTGCTAGCAAATCAAAAAATAAAATTTCAATCGACGCATTATTATAATTCAAACAAGCGGTGAAGAATAAGAAGTATGAATAAGTATTGGTATGTTTTATTGGCAGGGCTTTTAACTCAATCGGTGCATCAAGCCTACGCCTTTGAATCCTTTGTCGTAGAAGATATCAAGATACAAGGCCTACAGCGCATTGCTGAAGGCACAGTCATCAATTATCTCCCAGTAAATATTGGGGATGTGATGACTGAAGGGCGTAGTGGTGAAATTTTGAAAGCCCTTTTTAATACTGGCTTTTTCCAAGATATTCAGTTGGGACGTGAAGGCAATGCTTTAGTCATAGAGCTATTGGAAAGGCCTACGATAGGTAAGATTACAATCACAGGTAACAAAGATATAACCAGTGATAACCTAAAAGCTACTTTAAAAGAAACCGGATTGGCTGAAGGTCATGTTTTTGATCGCTCTACACTGGAAATGGTGAGAAACGAGCTGGAACGGATGTATTTTGGTCATGGTAAATATTCCGTCAAAATTGATTCAGTGGTTACAGAACAAGATAAAAATCGCGTCAATATTGAGATTACGATCTTCGAAGGGCAAGCTGCACGCATCAAAGCCATACACATCATTGGCAATAGAGATTTTAAGACGGAAGAATTATTAAAAGAATTTGCTTTAGCTCAATCGCATTGCTTTAGCTGGGTATCGCGTAGTGATCAATACGATAAAGAAAAATTGAGTGCTGATTTAGAAAAGCTTAGAACCTTTTATTTGGATAGAGGGTATTTGAATTTTCAAATCACCTCGACCCAGGTAACCATAACGCCAGATAAATTAGATATTTATGTTACGGTGAATATTCAAGAAGGCCAACCATTTACTGTTGGAAAAATATCTTTAGCAGGTACCACAGTGTTACCTGAATCTGAACTCATGCAGTATATAACCTTAAAGCAAGGTGAAATATTTTCTCGAACTAAAGTTGCAAAGATTGTTGAAGCGTTGAACGATCGCTTAGGACAGGAAGGCTATTCAAATGCAAATGTAAATCCTGTGCCTGATGTGCATGATGCTGAACATGTTGCAGATATTACCTTTTATGTAGAACCCGGCAATCGTATGCAGGTTAGACGTATCTTATTTGAAGGTAACACTAAGACAAAAGATGAAGTATTGCGTCGTGAATTAATTCAAATGGAATCTGCGATTGTTAATACGAGTTTAATTGAAGATTCACGAACGCGATTGAATAGAACAGGTTATTTTAAAGAAGTAAAAGTAGATCTAAAGCCTGTGCCGGGTGTGAGCGATGAAGTTGACGTTATCTATACGGTACAAGAAGCATCTGCCGGTCAATTAGGGGGCGGAATTGGTTATTCTGATTCAGACGGTATTGTCTTTAATGCGAATATTTCAAACCGAAATTTCTTAGGTACAGGAAATAGCACTGATTTTAGTTTTAACCAAAGTAAAGCTTACACAACCTATAACTTATCTTACAATAATCCATACTATACCATTGATGGTGTGAGCCGTGGCTTTTCTGTCTACTATAGTGAAACAGATTTAAGCCGTTCCACCAGTATTTCTGATTATACGACGGATGCTTTAGGTGGCAATGTTAATTACAGTTATCCTATTTCTCCTGTCGATCGTATTAGTTTTGGTCTTGGTTATCAGTCCACAAAATTAGCAGTAGGTAATGCCTATAATGCGCCCAAAGAAATTGAAAACTTCCTAACCAAGAATGGTAACAATAGTAATGAAGTGACGGCAGCCTTAGGTTGGTCGCATAATACCTTCGATAGATACCTATTCCCTGAAAATGGTTTGCGTCAAGGTGCAAGCCTTTCAGTCGCTGTTCCTGGATCCACGTTGCAATATTATCGCATGACTTACGATGTGCAGTGGTATAAATCACTTTTTAAAGGATTTATCTTTACCGCATCTGGATTACTTGGGTATGGAGATGGGTATGGCAAAACATCTGCATTACCGTTTTATCGTCATTTTTATGCGGGCGGCAATAGTAGTGTTAGAGGATTTGAAGATAATAGCTTAGGGCCTAAAGACAGCCATGATAATCCGTTTGGTGGTAATTTCTTAGTAACGGGCAGCACTGGTCTTGTTATTCCTAATGAGTGGATTGGTAACATTCC is part of the Candidatus Berkiella cookevillensis genome and harbors:
- the bamA gene encoding outer membrane protein assembly factor BamA; the protein is MNKYWYVLLAGLLTQSVHQAYAFESFVVEDIKIQGLQRIAEGTVINYLPVNIGDVMTEGRSGEILKALFNTGFFQDIQLGREGNALVIELLERPTIGKITITGNKDITSDNLKATLKETGLAEGHVFDRSTLEMVRNELERMYFGHGKYSVKIDSVVTEQDKNRVNIEITIFEGQAARIKAIHIIGNRDFKTEELLKEFALAQSHCFSWVSRSDQYDKEKLSADLEKLRTFYLDRGYLNFQITSTQVTITPDKLDIYVTVNIQEGQPFTVGKISLAGTTVLPESELMQYITLKQGEIFSRTKVAKIVEALNDRLGQEGYSNANVNPVPDVHDAEHVADITFYVEPGNRMQVRRILFEGNTKTKDEVLRRELIQMESAIVNTSLIEDSRTRLNRTGYFKEVKVDLKPVPGVSDEVDVIYTVQEASAGQLGGGIGYSDSDGIVFNANISNRNFLGTGNSTDFSFNQSKAYTTYNLSYNNPYYTIDGVSRGFSVYYSETDLSRSTSISDYTTDALGGNVNYSYPISPVDRISFGLGYQSTKLAVGNAYNAPKEIENFLTKNGNNSNEVTAALGWSHNTFDRYLFPENGLRQGASLSVAVPGSTLQYYRMTYDVQWYKSLFKGFIFTASGLLGYGDGYGKTSALPFYRHFYAGGNSSVRGFEDNSLGPKDSHDNPFGGNFLVTGSTGLVIPNEWIGNIPSVRAQLFLDAGQAYDSVNRYYDDNKSLSRNPKGLRYSAGVSVTWVSPLAPLVFSYGIPLRPTKDKSIEFDRNADKVKKFSFTFGTVF